TAACAAGAGGTATTCCCAGATCATTTCATCTCCATTGCTGGAATGCTCTAATTTTGATTACAGAAAACAGTTTAGGAATAATGACATATTTGGTCCATTAGGTATAGGCTCGGTCTTTCAGTTATTGTCGTGTCTGCTTTTGGTCTATTAGTTATTCTCGAAGTGGCAGTTTTGGTCATATTCATTAATATTCCATTTGATTTGGTACGAAAAGCAATAAAAAGGTTTAAACGGTAGGGGTAAACatgaaattttgatttaatcttcttctccttagaGTTCAAAGTTTGTCAAATAAACTCATTGAAACATTGGGAATGGCGGATGAAAATCAAATTTCCATGTTTACCCTTGccatttaagattttttttccttccaaaTCTAATGGAATATTAACGGGGACTAAAACCGCCACTTCATAAATAACTGAGGGATTAAAAATAGATATGATAATAAGAATTTACGGGTATAACTCAAGGatcaaatatgtcatttttcCAACCGATTATTACGAGACCAACTAGATGAATTGACCTTACAGCCTATCCAACAAAGAATGCTGTTATTTTTTCTCcttcaatatttataaatgaaATGGACACTGCTTTGCAACACAATGAAACCTTACAACTGCATAACTTTTGGCAATGGTGTTATTGACAGGCCTGGCACCAGCCCCTCTGAGATTCATGCCTACACCCTCGATAATCATGTGCAGTGTTGATGAATGGCGATTTGGTTCGTCTTCTAAATCTTCCCCGTTCCCCATTGTAAGATTCCCAGTTTGATATTAACTCGACACGCTTGAAACATCAGTTTTCTCTTTTTCATGATCTGAACCAGTTCTGCTGTTCACTCCAATCTGTTCATTGTCAAATGAGAAAATCTTATGTGTTTTTGGCATTCGGTTCATCAATGGTGTATAGATACTATATCCCAACCATGCATAAAATATTCTCTTTCGTTCGTTATGTTCGCCCTTCTTGGTCCCTATTGATTGGTACAAAACAATgctctgtttggtaacatagttaatttattagctaattttgacttatttgatcactattagttgtttgacttggttaaacaactagtataagtatttgattaattaactttttgtaataacttattggtttaaaatgctaaaatttaaaaagatgcTCAAAACAGCTTTTCGAAAAAGTTATTTTGCATcattgcatgtaatcaactatcagctaataattaatttaccaaatatctttcaatcagctaatgttatcaactaattgcACCCactaatccaatcagctaacaactatttatcaATGGCCTCACAAGGTACCTTGCAACTATTGGCCCACAACTATTGGCCCTCACCCCCAATATGTATGGCCTCACAAGGTACCTTGCAACTATTGTCACCTTAAACATATGTAGAATGTGGTACCATCTTACTTTAGGTCTATATACCATTGTCTCTTTAAATATATGTAGAATGATAGTGCCAACTTGCTCAAGGTCAGGCTTAATTGTGTAACTACTGAGCATTATCCTTTGTGTTCTTTTTGCATATTGTATTGTAATATCTTCATCTCGTCAGATGAAACTAATATAGTCTAGTATCAATTAAGCCCAGTTCAAAACAGTTATATCAAAGACgtaattacataattaattattagttctaatataaatataaatattgtgatAAAAATTCAAGGTCTACTTCCCCATACattaactaattattatttccaaaatacaaaaaatgtgACAAGTGTATATAATCTAAGagtacaattattaatttttggaggAATAAGTCTTGTGTGAGATCATTTCATGTAAGACGTATAATacttttttagttaaaatgtaatactttttataagtaatttaaaatgtattatacTTTATCTATAGAACGGTTTCACATaatacttactttttttttttttaataaggattataagtgaaaatgaataaaatagttGACTTGGAGTGAAATGACGAAAATGGGGCTCAAATGCAAAATCTGTCCAAAAAAAACGAAGCTTGACCGGCCAGTGGCTAGACGGTTGGCCACAAAGATTCTCCAGACCAGAAATTCCATTTGATTTCTTCTGCGCCTTTAGATTTTCCATTCTTCAATGGCTTCTTCTGTTATGAACCTGCACGCGCCATTTTCGCGCTATACGTCGTCGTTTCTACCTCCTTCTCCCTTCATAGTTTCCGCCAGAGTTTTCCCGGGAAACTACAATCTCCGAAATAGCAAGAAAAATTCCGGAATTTGCAGAGCCATGGTTCAGCAGACAGTGCAAGGCGGAGCTTCTGCTTCTTTCGCTAAAGAGATGGAAAGGCTTTCTGCTAAGGAGTCTTTGCTTCTCGCtgtaattcttcttcttcttcttctcccttctttatttattttctataattttgATGATTTATTGGGGAATTTGGACAATTAGTATGTTTCTGATTTTGTTCTGGCTGAACTGTAGTCAATGTGCTTGCTTTAGTTGTAGATTTCGCCTAGTTTTGCTTCTAAGATGGATAATGAATTATAGTTTTGATGATTTATTGGGGAATTTGGACAATTAGTATGTTTCTGATTTTGTTCTGGCCGAACTGTAGTCAATGTGCTTGCTTTAGTTGTAGATTTCGCCTAGTTTTGCTTCTAAGATGGATAATGAATTTATCTTTATACTTACTGTCTTAATATGAATGCTGTAAGTTGAATACTTGAGTTCTAATCCCAGTTCAAAGATGCTGGAGGATTCGAGGCATTAGTAACAGGGAAAGTTACGGATATGCAGCTTATTGATGTGAATGAGAGGATAATTGGCCTCGAGCGGCTCAATCCAACACCTCGCCCAACAACGTAAGGTGTTTAGTCTGACCAACTGACTCAATGTATAAGCTTCCCGGGCCCTCTGAGATGTTCATTCGTGTTGTCAGCTTTGCAGGTCTCCGTATTTGGAAGGGCGGTGGAACTTTGAGTGGTTTGGATCCGGAAGCCTGGGATTCGTTGCAGCTAAATTTGTGTTTGAGTAAGTCTTATTCTGTTACTAGCGTTAGCTTAAAGTTGTAATATCTGCAATTGGTGTCTGTTCTTTTTTGCATTTATTCTGATTCCGACATATAAGTGATAATTTGTTGATAGGGATTTGATTAAACTATGTTATGATGTTAACATGTGGAGACACAAAAAGATGGGCTTGACTTTTATTTGCTATTCTGTTAGTGAATTAGTTCTGATGATTACTTGCCACCACAATTTTTTTCAGGAGGTTTCCTTCATCATTGGCAAATTTATCAAAGTTGGATGTGTTGATCAAAGATGGCTATGCAAATGTCACTGCTTACTTGAAATATCTAAACTCGGTAATTACTTAATATCTGTGATTAAATTTGGCCTGAAAGTTCATGTGTTATGCATTTAGAATATttcctttctttgtttattaaagaacacaaaaaaGGAATCTATCATTTTCGTCTTTCAATTATATTATGCTCTTTTAGTGTCACATATCTGGGGATGTGTGTTAACTGGTGGAATCTAGGCAAATTACTGAACTACCCAATCAGACTAAGCATTCGGTCATGCCCTCTACAAAACAGTATATTATATAGTCTGTCTGTGCAAGTGTTTTTAGTGTCCTTAGGTATATTACTTCTGTTAGATATACTTTACTTTTCAAGTGTCAACTATAAAATAAGGAGAAACTTAAAATAAAGGGCATGCCAGATTTCAATTTGCTGAAACTACATGATTTGTGACTAAGATTTCTAAGCAAAGAAGCAGTTGTACAGTGAGTatgtaacatttatattaataattatgtaTCCACTCACCCCAAGTCTGAGACCCACCACTGAGTTGTTGGTGTCTTGGGGATTTCAGAAGAATGAAATGATTCATTATAAATGCAGATTGAGAGCAATTTTATACTCTCCGCCAAGTTATCTGTTGAGGGGCCTCTTAGAATGAAAGAAGAATATGTTGAAGGGATACTTGAATCACCTAAGGTCAATGAAGAAACTGTACCTCAGCAACTAAGAGGTGCTTTTGGACAGGCAGTGAACACTGTTCAGCAACTTCCCCTTCCTATTAGAGATGCAGTGTCCAGTGGATTGAAAATTCCTCTTGGTGAGCACTCTCATTTCTTTACCCATTAATCATGTTGCCATGCTAGATTGTCATTCTTTTAAGCCCAAGTTAGTGCAGTCTTGCAAAAGCTAAATTATGAGGTGATGTTCTGCTGGTTACTGGGTGGTACATTGCCAAATACAAGTCATATATGTTGAATAACAGATTCAAACCAACATTACCATATTACATATGTTACTAAAATCTTACTCCATTGACACTTCACCTGTCTTACCCAGGCGGTTGCTTATTTGTCTGTGGGGATTCTGGCCTCTTTAGTTTCACTAAAagttttacatttttccttaaaaatattacactttcccttataagtaataaacgttttattcctgattagtattatattttccactataagtattacattttcatcttgactcgATCCTTCTCATggacaaggatccgtgagacgttctcacacaaatttttgcctctAACTTTTTGAGTATTTGTGGATTTAATTCATGTTACTCTTGCAATTACAGGTGGGAGCTTTCAAAGACTATTTATGGTCTCCTATCTTGATGATGAGATTCTGGTAAGTCCTTTATATTTCCTTCCAAGTACAGAGTATAATTTATTCTGGAAAACCCTTTATCctctttgttaaatttttatctTTGACGTTTCATGATAGTATCAAACTTAAAACTCAACTTATCTAACTTTATACTGCATCCTATGTCTGGATTGTCTCTGTGTACCAATAAATCCATTCTTTTGGGTAGACATTTTTAGAAGAGGGAAGTAGGAAAGCTGATGGTTGTCAGCAAACCAACTATTGACTTCCATGACCACTTAAATTCTTTGCTGACGATCCATTCTTGGTAGCAAAGTTATGGGCCGAATCAATAAAAACCGCACTTGCTATGAATCCTTCTTGTTAGCCTAGTCAGGAGTTTGGTTGATTATTTGGTCAAAAGTCGTCAGAAAGCTTCACACAAGTGCATAAAAATGTCtttgatgtttggtaaaatcACTAAAATTTACATCTCTGTCCTAGTGGATGTTAacctttttaaaaactttttttttgggtgccaATTGCTTAGCTTTCATGATTTGCAAGTATGAAATCTTGATGGCATTCAAACACTTTTTTGTTGGTCTTGTATAGATTATTAGAGATACTACTGGAATACCTGAAGTCCTTACAAGATTGGCTTCGGCCCCCGAGCCAGAACCAATAACTGAATATGAAAGTTGAAGAGTTCGTTTTGCATACCAGAGGAACTACTTTTCATCGCTTCAAACCAACTTCTTGTCAGTTGTATCGTATCCTTCTCATCCCCTCTCCTTTATTCATCGTTGTCAACATGATTACAGGTATAAAACATGATATCTGTTATCAAAAGAATGGGTAAAACCTTCCACAATTATATGAGCTTGTTGACTGtaaagtatttgatttttgtAACGAATAGAAAGGTTGTTACTGGGGTTGGTAACTTCACTTGTAGAATGTTATTACGTTGTATGGTTGTTTGTTTCTCTGGATAATGACCAAAACTGATTTTACAAAGACTTGTGTCAATGAATCGTTAAATGGAAGTCAACCATTGTGTCAATTGTTTCTTATATGCAAAAACATATTCAGCTCTTTcacaaaattcaaagtataatTGAACAGTTCCAAAGTCTATACTAATTTTGAGAATGCaacaaagttcatttttagttccattttttttttttagttttggcTACTAATCCTGCAGGGACAGATAATTTCATAACTCATGCTGCAAAGTTTATTCAACCGCAACCAGTATTTCTAATACATTAAACAAAACGGCATACATTTAGAACAACAATCAAAACATTGCAACAAGAAAGCAAGAAAATCGTACGTTTTTTTCCTAACAATTCAAAGTTTATTCTTGTACCAGAAGACACCCTTGTTCTTGTCACCTTCATCTGGCTCAACATAAATACACTCCTTGGCTTCCCTAAACATTGCTGCAAAGATTGGCGTGCCATCGAACTGATAGTACTCGCCCAGAATTGGCTTGATAGCCTTCGTGGCCTCCATTGCATGATAGTGGGGCATGGTGGAGAACAGATGATGCGCTACGTGAGTATCTGTGATGTTGTGGAACACCTTGTTGAGGATCCCGTAGTCTCTGTCGACTGTGGAGAGAGCGCCCCTTAGCCAATCCCACTCTGAGGAATTGTAGTGTGGCAGTGCAGGGTGGGTGTGCTGCAGGTATGTGATCAAAACAAGGAACCCGTTCACGATGAGTAATGGGACACCGTAGACACAGACAACCCACGCGAGCCCCTTGGCAGCTGCTAGCTTATACAGCACGTAGGTTGCAGCGAAGATCCCGGTATCAGAGATGAAGATCTGGATGCGCTCGCGGTCTGAGTATATAGGGCCATAGGGATCATAGTGGCAGGCGAAGCGGGGGTATGGTCTGCCAGAGGCATTGAACATCAAGTATAGAGGCCATCCTAGGGTAAGCTGGATAAGGAGTGTGAATGCTCTGCCTGGTGGGTTATTGAGATATTTGGCATACCAGCCGAGATCAGACTTCTGCTTGGGGACAAAGACCTCATCCCGCTCAAGGGAACCAGTGTTGGAATGGTGGCGGCGATGGCTATATTTCCAGGAGAAGAATGGAACAAGGAGGGCGGAGTGCAGGATAAGGCCGACAGTGTCATCCAGCCACTGGTAGTCACTGAAGGCATGGTGGCCACATTCATGGGCAATGACCCAAACTCCAGTCAGCACACAGCCCTGGCAGATCCAGTAAAGCGGCCAGGCCAGGTAGGAGAGAGGGTGTGGGAGGAGACGGAAGTAGTTGGTAGCAACATAGTAGAGGATAGAGGCAATTATGAGGTCGTAAACAACATAAGAGAATGAGCGGAGGACAGACCGTTGGAAACAATGGGGTGGAATTGCTTTCTTGATCTCACCTAAAGTAAAAGGTGGTTTAGCATATGGAACACGCTGAATATCATGTTTAGACATCTTGCCCTCAGCGGGTACAGCCATTCTGCCTCCAGCGCCCATTTTTCCTGCAATAAGACAAATAATTGTCACATAAATTGCAATAAAGAGAGTCAGTACTCTGGACCAAAgaactaataaaattaaaatacaaaataattaaggTTGTGTACTCTAGACTGGTCACATACTCAAcaaccatattattatttttgtatgcaAAGAGCATGTGACTACTTCAAATCAAttaagtgtaatatttatttaatgttCATGGCCCACTAGTTTAACAAATTTTAGGCAAGAGAATCGTGTATATATAGGAGACTGTATGTTCAGGCTATAAAGAATTATTATCACCATACAATCAAACGAAATGAATGAGATATTTTCATAGAATATCCTATATCCAATATCAGTTTGACAAATGAAATCATTTGGGTGACAAGCCAACATATAAAGAATACCAACTTGaactcaaaaatattaaatactgTGTAGTATATACGCATATGCGATAACAACCATACACATTTTACAAAGCATGACCACCAAATTTATGTGGCACCTGAGCCGACTTTGTTGAATGAGGTCATTTGGGAAAGAAACatctataattatttaatatgccAAAGAAAAAACAGAGTTAATCAACCAAGCATCCTTATTTCTCAATAGGTAACATCAGAATTCATAATTGTCAATGACAACAAATTGGCATGTTGATTGTCTATTAATTAAGAGAACAATAATTTCAGATTAACATTGCAGAGATAAAAAGGAAATTCTGAAAAAATATAAGGAAAAGATAGAAAAATGACAAATACGGTTGTACAGCACCCATTTAAGTTCAAGCATTCAGAACCAATCAACTAAACCAGGGAACAAGAGCATTCAATTATCATAAGACATAATGAAATGGGATGGACCACATGATCTAAGAAGTAGACAATAGCCATAAATAATAGAACCAAGATCAACTAGCCCATCATCAGAATAAAATAAGAGAATCATGTCATCATCCAGACAAGTGCAAGGGACATCACATGTTACTGATCttaaaaagataagaaaatccGTGGGACAAAAACAAGCCTCAAAACCCAG
This region of Ipomoea triloba cultivar NCNSP0323 chromosome 15, ASM357664v1 genomic DNA includes:
- the LOC116007583 gene encoding probable plastid-lipid-associated protein 13, chloroplastic, which produces MASSVMNLHAPFSRYTSSFLPPSPFIVSARVFPGNYNLRNSKKNSGICRAMVQQTVQGGASASFAKEMERLSAKESLLLAFKDAGGFEALVTGKVTDMQLIDVNERIIGLERLNPTPRPTTSPYLEGRWNFEWFGSGSLGFVAAKFVFERFPSSLANLSKLDVLIKDGYANVTAYLKYLNSIESNFILSAKLSVEGPLRMKEEYVEGILESPKVNEETVPQQLRGAFGQAVNTVQQLPLPIRDAVSSGLKIPLGGSFQRLFMVSYLDDEILIIRDTTGIPEVLTRLASAPEPEPITEYES
- the LOC116007582 gene encoding delta(12)-fatty-acid desaturase FAD2-like, translating into MGAGGRMAVPAEGKMSKHDIQRVPYAKPPFTLGEIKKAIPPHCFQRSVLRSFSYVVYDLIIASILYYVATNYFRLLPHPLSYLAWPLYWICQGCVLTGVWVIAHECGHHAFSDYQWLDDTVGLILHSALLVPFFSWKYSHRRHHSNTGSLERDEVFVPKQKSDLGWYAKYLNNPPGRAFTLLIQLTLGWPLYLMFNASGRPYPRFACHYDPYGPIYSDRERIQIFISDTGIFAATYVLYKLAAAKGLAWVVCVYGVPLLIVNGFLVLITYLQHTHPALPHYNSSEWDWLRGALSTVDRDYGILNKVFHNITDTHVAHHLFSTMPHYHAMEATKAIKPILGEYYQFDGTPIFAAMFREAKECIYVEPDEGDKNKGVFWYKNKL